The following are from one region of the Escherichia sp. E4742 genome:
- a CDS encoding helix-turn-helix transcriptional regulator yields MNTPVSLMDDQMVDMAFITQLTGLTDKWFYKLIKDGAFPAPIKLGRSSRWLKSEVEAWLQARIAQSRP; encoded by the coding sequence ATGAATACCCCAGTTTCGCTGATGGATGACCAGATGGTCGACATGGCATTTATCACTCAACTGACCGGCTTAACCGATAAGTGGTTTTATAAGCTCATCAAAGATGGTGCCTTTCCTGCTCCCATCAAACTGGGCCGCAGTTCCCGCTGGCTGAAAAGCGAAGTGGAAGCCTGGTTGCAGGCGCGTATTGCACAATCCCGTCCGTAA